A genomic window from Arthrobacter globiformis includes:
- a CDS encoding NUDIX hydrolase produces the protein MKSSDSPIADQTDHPGEPVAVTAAGALPWRVKKDQLEVLLIHRPRYDDWSWPKGKLDPGETVPECAVREVEEEIGLVAPLGIPLPPIHYHVSAGLKVVHYWAVQVTGNSLRPDGKEVDSVMWCAPERAAGLLSNPSDRAPLEYLAAAHARKELQTWPLVIVRHAKAKPRSSWTKAEGERPLAATGIRQAQAVHRLLKAWKPLRVVTSPWLRCVATIAPYAKSSDAKIKLVDALTEHRHARNPKKTAAVVDALFDKQRAVVLCTHRPALPTVLGQLAGYMTPRLKGLLPVADPYLAPGEMIICHVAHGSKSRIVSVEQFKPFDD, from the coding sequence TTGAAGAGCAGCGACTCACCCATAGCGGATCAGACCGATCACCCGGGCGAGCCGGTAGCCGTCACGGCCGCCGGCGCCCTTCCTTGGCGCGTCAAGAAGGACCAGCTGGAAGTCCTCCTGATCCACCGGCCACGGTACGACGACTGGTCCTGGCCCAAGGGCAAGCTCGACCCAGGCGAAACGGTGCCCGAGTGCGCCGTCCGTGAGGTGGAGGAGGAGATCGGGCTCGTGGCGCCGCTGGGCATCCCGCTCCCGCCCATCCACTACCACGTCTCCGCGGGGCTGAAGGTTGTGCATTACTGGGCCGTTCAGGTCACGGGCAATTCCCTGCGACCGGATGGTAAGGAAGTGGACAGCGTCATGTGGTGCGCCCCGGAACGGGCCGCCGGACTGCTGTCCAACCCCTCGGACCGGGCGCCGCTGGAGTACCTCGCAGCGGCGCATGCCCGCAAGGAACTGCAGACCTGGCCGCTCGTTATCGTGCGCCACGCCAAGGCCAAACCGCGCTCCTCGTGGACCAAGGCCGAGGGCGAAAGGCCCCTGGCCGCCACCGGCATCCGCCAGGCGCAGGCGGTGCACCGGCTGCTGAAGGCGTGGAAGCCGCTGCGCGTGGTCACCAGCCCCTGGCTGCGCTGTGTGGCAACCATTGCCCCCTACGCAAAGTCCTCGGATGCCAAGATAAAACTGGTGGATGCGCTCACGGAGCACCGGCATGCCCGCAACCCCAAGAAGACGGCGGCCGTCGTTGACGCATTATTCGACAAGCAGCGTGCAGTGGTGCTGTGCACCCACCGGCCTGCCCTCCCCACCGTCCTGGGCCAGCTTGCCGGCTACATGACCCCCCGGCTAAAGGGCCTGCTGCCGGTCGCGGACCCGTACCTCGCTCCGGGGGAAATGATCATCTGCCACGTGGCGCATGGCAGCAAGAGCAGGATCGTGTCCGTGGAGCAGTTCAAGCCCTTCGACGACTGA
- a CDS encoding GntR family transcriptional regulator yields the protein MTAGISVDVGSPTPPYEQIRLQISALIAAGGLTAGTRLPAVRSLAADLGLAAGTVARAYKELEQSGLIETRRRNGTVVVGLPAYGEADSGASGSGTAGSAAAGSAAAAAEVGAAVERLIQAGTKVGLPDEELLALLRVSLSLQRRRGLPSAPSAASD from the coding sequence ATGACAGCGGGCATCTCCGTGGATGTCGGCTCGCCCACTCCCCCGTACGAGCAGATCCGGCTGCAGATCAGTGCGCTGATCGCCGCGGGCGGGCTCACGGCCGGAACGCGGCTGCCGGCGGTCCGCAGCCTGGCGGCAGACCTCGGGCTTGCGGCCGGGACCGTCGCCCGCGCGTACAAGGAACTTGAACAGTCCGGCCTGATCGAAACCCGGCGCCGGAACGGCACCGTCGTCGTCGGACTGCCGGCGTACGGTGAAGCGGACTCGGGGGCGTCCGGCTCCGGAACGGCCGGGTCCGCTGCCGCCGGCTCGGCTGCCGCCGCAGCGGAGGTAGGCGCCGCCGTCGAGCGTCTCATCCAGGCTGGAACCAAGGTGGGCCTGCCCGACGAGGAGCTTCTGGCGCTGCTCCGTGTTAGTCTCAGTCTCCAGCGCCGCCGCGGCCTGCCTTCGGCCCCTTCCGCGGCCTCCGACTAG
- a CDS encoding thymidylate synthase, with translation MSIPTPYEDLLRDVMANGTHKSDRTGTGTSSVFGRQIRFDLGESFPLITTKRVHFKSVAVELLWFLRGDTNVKWMQDQGVTIWNEWADADGELGPVYGVQWRSWPTPDGGHIDQIAELVESLKSNPDSRRHIVSAWNVSELKDMALPPCHAFFQFYVADGKLSCQLYQRSADMFLGVPFNIASYSLLTCMLAQQTGLEPGEFVWTGGDVHIYDNHMDQVLKQLEREPYEYPQLKITRKPESIFDYTLDDFEVVGYRHHPTIKAPIAV, from the coding sequence GTGAGCATCCCAACGCCCTATGAAGACCTTCTGCGCGACGTCATGGCCAACGGCACGCACAAATCAGACCGCACCGGCACCGGAACCAGCAGTGTTTTCGGCCGACAGATCCGCTTTGATCTGGGCGAAAGCTTCCCGCTGATCACCACCAAGCGGGTGCACTTCAAGTCCGTGGCCGTCGAGCTCCTGTGGTTCCTGCGGGGCGACACCAACGTGAAGTGGATGCAGGACCAGGGCGTCACCATCTGGAACGAATGGGCTGACGCCGACGGTGAACTCGGACCGGTCTACGGCGTCCAGTGGCGGAGCTGGCCCACGCCCGACGGCGGGCACATCGACCAGATCGCCGAGCTGGTGGAGAGCCTGAAGTCGAACCCGGACTCGCGCCGGCACATCGTCTCGGCCTGGAACGTGAGCGAACTCAAGGACATGGCCCTGCCGCCCTGCCACGCGTTCTTCCAGTTTTACGTCGCGGACGGCAAGCTCTCCTGCCAGCTGTACCAGCGCTCCGCGGACATGTTCCTGGGCGTTCCGTTCAACATCGCCTCCTACTCGCTGCTGACCTGCATGCTGGCGCAGCAGACCGGACTCGAGCCGGGCGAATTCGTCTGGACCGGCGGCGACGTGCACATCTACGACAACCACATGGACCAGGTCCTGAAGCAGCTGGAGCGGGAACCGTACGAGTACCCGCAGCTGAAGATCACCCGCAAGCCGGAGTCGATCTTCGACTACACCCTGGACGACTTCGAAGTGGTGGGCTACCGGCACCACCCCACGATCAAGGCGCCGATCGCCGTATGA
- a CDS encoding dihydrofolate reductase, which yields MSMEDTMDGQAFSEDIAAGMSGIGLVWAQTPAGVIGKDGDMPWNLPEDLKHFTRVTTGHPVIMGRKTWLSFPAKYRPLPNRTNIVITRQENWGNSPEAEGAVVVKSLDDALLESQFAPGCEAVWILGGGEIFKESTGLANVAVVTTIDVDADGDTYAPELGDGWVADTSVPADGWLTAANGTRYRFTKWNRSEG from the coding sequence ATGAGCATGGAGGACACGATGGACGGGCAGGCTTTCAGCGAGGACATCGCCGCGGGGATGTCCGGAATCGGACTGGTGTGGGCCCAGACGCCTGCCGGCGTCATCGGCAAGGACGGCGATATGCCGTGGAACCTACCCGAGGACCTGAAGCACTTCACCAGGGTCACCACAGGCCATCCCGTCATCATGGGCCGCAAGACCTGGCTGTCCTTCCCGGCGAAGTACCGTCCGCTGCCCAACCGGACCAACATCGTCATCACCCGGCAGGAGAACTGGGGCAACTCGCCCGAGGCGGAGGGCGCCGTCGTCGTTAAATCCCTCGATGATGCCCTGCTGGAATCCCAGTTCGCCCCAGGCTGCGAAGCAGTCTGGATTCTCGGCGGCGGCGAAATTTTCAAGGAGTCCACGGGCCTGGCCAACGTCGCAGTGGTCACCACCATCGATGTGGATGCCGACGGCGACACGTATGCCCCGGAGCTCGGCGACGGCTGGGTGGCGGACACGTCCGTGCCCGCCGACGGCTGGCTGACGGCGGCCAACGGCACACGCTACCGGTTCACCAAGTGGAACCGTTCGGAAGGTTAG
- a CDS encoding NF038396 family protein, which translates to MLRKPETLFVLGYMLLPLLALLSAIVGLTMILGGNKIAGIIVLVVVTQVFAFGSFFALRARKNALLEEPDRP; encoded by the coding sequence ATGCTGCGCAAACCCGAAACCCTCTTTGTGCTCGGCTACATGCTGCTGCCGCTGCTGGCACTGCTGTCCGCGATTGTGGGCCTGACCATGATCCTGGGCGGCAACAAGATCGCCGGCATCATCGTGCTGGTGGTGGTGACGCAGGTATTTGCCTTCGGCTCCTTCTTTGCCCTGCGGGCCCGCAAGAACGCGCTGCTGGAGGAGCCCGACCGCCCGTAG
- a CDS encoding WXG100 family type VII secretion target: MTGNLWGADVTQLRTLAQQFGKVSDTLLQTSSQLTNQINNNPSWKGNDATQFRSDWNGNHRALIQRTARALKDESRKLLDNANQQEKASDAAPGSGGGPVTLGDPGGSWAGTLGGVLLGGIGALRAGMTLHKFIKAPFTLAKHLGQYGWVLKNQRADFVKSFLQGSHRIGGPGFAAHRLLGNPALDDLLKGSASAHRGLGLIDKATDIASLKNLNKHIGVLSKFGPLLEEKPWIGAGTKLEWLGKSGLARGLGWAGVGFSAYDSVKSFSDGDIKGGLMGAGKTALGVGCFLPPPAGTVCQVASVGIAVYENWDTISSVGKNIGEGVVNAVKDPGKFVSDTKDTLVDAGKSVGNFFGFGD, translated from the coding sequence GTGACAGGTAATTTGTGGGGCGCCGATGTCACGCAGCTTCGCACCCTCGCACAGCAGTTCGGAAAGGTCTCGGACACCCTGCTGCAGACGTCATCGCAGCTGACCAACCAAATCAACAACAACCCTTCGTGGAAGGGCAACGACGCCACCCAGTTCCGCTCGGACTGGAACGGCAACCACCGGGCGCTCATCCAGCGGACGGCACGGGCCCTCAAGGACGAGTCCAGGAAGCTGCTGGATAACGCCAACCAGCAGGAGAAGGCCAGCGACGCCGCCCCGGGCTCCGGCGGCGGTCCCGTGACCCTTGGCGATCCGGGCGGCTCATGGGCAGGAACACTGGGCGGCGTATTGCTTGGGGGCATCGGAGCGCTCAGGGCGGGCATGACCCTGCACAAGTTCATCAAGGCCCCGTTCACCCTTGCCAAGCACCTCGGGCAGTACGGCTGGGTCCTGAAGAACCAGCGCGCCGATTTCGTCAAGTCTTTCCTGCAGGGCAGCCACCGCATCGGCGGCCCCGGCTTTGCTGCACATCGGCTCCTCGGCAACCCGGCCCTGGACGACCTGCTGAAGGGATCGGCGTCCGCCCATCGCGGGTTGGGACTGATCGACAAGGCGACTGACATTGCGTCGCTGAAGAACCTGAACAAACACATTGGCGTCCTTTCCAAGTTCGGTCCCCTCCTGGAGGAGAAACCGTGGATCGGGGCCGGCACCAAGCTCGAATGGCTGGGCAAGTCGGGCCTCGCGCGGGGACTCGGCTGGGCAGGCGTCGGCTTCAGCGCTTATGACTCCGTGAAGAGCTTTTCCGACGGCGACATCAAGGGCGGGCTCATGGGCGCCGGCAAGACGGCCCTTGGCGTTGGCTGCTTCCTGCCGCCTCCCGCCGGGACTGTCTGCCAGGTAGCCAGCGTCGGCATTGCTGTGTACGAGAACTGGGACACCATCAGCAGCGTCGGGAAGAACATCGGCGAGGGAGTAGTCAACGCCGTGAAGGACCCCGGAAAGTTCGTCAGCGACACGAAGGATACGTTGGTTGATGCAGGCAAGTCCGTGGGCAACTTCTTCGGATTCGGCGATTAG
- the asd gene encoding aspartate-semialdehyde dehydrogenase, whose product MTTAATPSVGLVGWRGMVGSVLMQRMQDEGDFASINPVFFSTSNAGGAAPSFADGAGKLEDAFDVETLAKLPIIVTAQGGDYTKQVHGELRNQGWDGLWIDAASTLRMDDDSIIVLDPINRDVIDKGLANGVKDFIGGNCTVSCMLMGLGGLFKNGLVEWGTSMTYQAASGGGARHMRELLSQFGTLNAEVSTELNDPASAILDIDRKVLAHQRTGIEATQFGVPLAGSLIPWIDADLGNGQSKEEWKAGVETNKILGTSDENHVIMDGLCVRIGAMRSHSQALTLKLREDLSVAEIEKLLDEDNEWAKVVPNSKEASMADLTPVAASGTLTIPVGRIRKLEMGPQYISAFTVGDQLLWGAAEPLRRMLNIATGTL is encoded by the coding sequence ATGACTACAGCAGCTACTCCGTCCGTTGGACTGGTCGGTTGGCGCGGCATGGTCGGCTCCGTCCTGATGCAGCGTATGCAGGACGAGGGCGACTTCGCCAGCATCAACCCGGTATTTTTCTCCACCTCAAACGCTGGAGGTGCCGCCCCGTCTTTTGCTGACGGGGCCGGCAAGCTCGAGGACGCGTTCGACGTCGAGACCCTCGCCAAGCTGCCGATTATTGTCACCGCCCAGGGCGGGGACTACACCAAGCAGGTCCACGGTGAGCTGCGCAACCAGGGCTGGGACGGCCTCTGGATCGACGCCGCCTCCACCCTGCGCATGGACGATGACTCCATCATCGTCCTTGACCCCATCAACCGCGACGTCATCGACAAAGGACTCGCCAACGGCGTCAAGGACTTCATCGGCGGCAACTGTACGGTTTCCTGCATGCTCATGGGTCTCGGCGGCCTCTTCAAGAACGGCCTCGTCGAGTGGGGCACGTCCATGACCTACCAGGCGGCTTCCGGCGGCGGCGCGCGCCACATGCGCGAGCTGCTCAGCCAGTTCGGCACCCTCAACGCCGAGGTCAGCACGGAACTGAACGACCCGGCGTCGGCCATTCTGGACATCGACCGCAAGGTGCTGGCCCACCAGCGCACCGGCATCGAAGCAACCCAGTTCGGTGTGCCGCTGGCCGGCTCCCTGATCCCGTGGATCGACGCCGACCTCGGTAACGGCCAGTCCAAGGAAGAGTGGAAGGCCGGCGTCGAGACCAACAAGATCCTGGGCACCTCGGATGAGAACCACGTGATCATGGATGGCCTCTGCGTGCGGATCGGGGCCATGCGCTCCCACTCCCAGGCGCTCACCCTGAAGCTGCGCGAGGACCTCTCCGTTGCCGAGATCGAGAAGCTGCTCGACGAGGACAACGAATGGGCCAAGGTGGTGCCCAACTCCAAGGAAGCCTCGATGGCCGACCTGACGCCGGTGGCAGCTTCCGGCACGCTGACCATCCCGGTGGGACGTATCCGCAAGCTCGAGATGGGACCGCAGTACATCAGCGCCTTCACCGTCGGCGACCAGCTCCTCTGGGGCGCCGCCGAGCCGCTGCGCCGCATGCTCAACATCGCCACCGGCACGCTGTAA
- a CDS encoding UDP-N-acetylmuramate dehydrogenase has protein sequence MTSPMLSDLTTAAVGGPAGNYVQARTEAEIIEAVRAADAAGEQLLIIGGGSNLLISDDGFPGTVLKIASEGFTVNAEDSCGGVSVVVQAGHNWDALVEHAVLHAWSGIEALSGIPGATGATPVQNVGAYGSDVSQTIAAVRTWDRERNAVKTFTNSELKFGYRDSILKQTTVNGSPRYVVLTVEFQLPLGRMSAPIRYAELARVLGVEQGKRAYSNDVRREVLRLRASKGMVLDPADRDTYSTGSFFTNPIVPASVADGLPESAPRYPGGADGQVKLSAAWLIDHAGFGKGFGLEAGSVSGGRASLSTKHTLAITNRGSARAADMVAIAREVRAGVVGRFGIELHPEPLLIGLSL, from the coding sequence GTGACCTCCCCAATGCTTTCCGATCTGACCACGGCCGCCGTCGGCGGCCCCGCCGGCAATTATGTCCAGGCCCGCACCGAGGCCGAGATCATCGAGGCGGTGCGCGCGGCGGACGCCGCCGGTGAGCAGCTGCTGATCATTGGCGGCGGTTCCAACCTCCTGATTTCCGACGACGGGTTCCCCGGAACCGTCCTGAAGATCGCCTCCGAGGGGTTCACCGTCAACGCCGAGGACTCGTGCGGCGGCGTATCCGTGGTGGTCCAGGCAGGCCACAACTGGGACGCGCTGGTGGAGCACGCCGTGCTCCACGCCTGGTCCGGCATTGAGGCGTTGTCCGGGATCCCCGGCGCAACCGGAGCCACGCCCGTCCAGAACGTTGGTGCCTACGGCTCGGACGTCTCGCAGACCATCGCCGCGGTCCGCACCTGGGACCGGGAACGGAACGCTGTGAAGACGTTCACCAACTCGGAGCTGAAGTTCGGGTACCGGGACTCCATCCTCAAGCAGACCACGGTCAACGGCTCTCCGCGCTACGTTGTGCTGACCGTCGAGTTCCAACTGCCGCTGGGCCGCATGAGCGCACCCATCCGCTATGCCGAGCTGGCGCGGGTCCTGGGCGTCGAGCAGGGCAAGCGAGCCTACTCGAACGACGTGCGCCGCGAGGTCCTGCGCCTGCGCGCCTCCAAGGGCATGGTGCTGGATCCGGCGGACCGGGACACCTACTCCACAGGCTCGTTCTTCACCAACCCGATCGTCCCTGCTTCCGTTGCCGACGGCCTCCCGGAATCCGCGCCCAGATACCCGGGTGGCGCCGACGGGCAGGTCAAGCTGTCCGCGGCATGGCTGATCGACCATGCCGGCTTCGGCAAGGGCTTCGGGTTGGAAGCCGGGAGCGTCTCCGGCGGCCGCGCCTCGCTGTCCACCAAGCACACGCTGGCCATCACCAACCGCGGCTCGGCCCGAGCCGCGGACATGGTGGCGATCGCACGCGAGGTGCGTGCCGGCGTCGTCGGGCGCTTTGGCATTGAACTGCACCCCGAGCCGCTCCTGATCGGCCTCTCGCTCTAG
- a CDS encoding MFS transporter produces the protein MSSTAVQAREVTLWRNAVVVAYAASGLAFASWVSRLPAIRDGLNLTPGTVGLLLLCMTAGSFLSVSVSGLIVLRLGSRRTIQTGSLMVGCGLVLAGFGTSVLSSPAAVAAGLAVVGLGTASWNTASNVEGAAVERAMGRHIMPRLHGSFSLGTVAGAGLGAWAAGVGVPVLWHLAAAGLVVAGSVTTAARWFRADVTPVERTAPYRPDNFEDPSTGPIPVIRAGNDGGESPLDNKRKIAQAWRDRRTLLLGVMVLGLALAEGAAGDWVALALADGHHQSDAAGAAGYGLFVTFMTIGRFAGTVVLDRFGRVPVMRWCSATAVVGLALFVFAPAPWLAYAALAVWGLGASLGFPVGMSAAADDPAKAAARVSVVSTIGYGAFLCGPPLLGLLAEHVGILHSLLAVMAVLVASFLLSPVARKLP, from the coding sequence TTGAGTTCCACCGCCGTCCAGGCGCGGGAAGTCACCCTCTGGCGCAACGCCGTCGTGGTGGCCTACGCCGCCAGCGGGCTCGCGTTCGCGTCGTGGGTTTCCCGCCTTCCCGCGATCCGTGACGGCCTGAATCTCACGCCCGGCACGGTGGGACTGCTTCTGCTGTGCATGACGGCCGGATCCTTCCTCTCGGTATCCGTGTCGGGGCTGATCGTGCTCCGGCTCGGGTCCCGGCGGACCATCCAGACCGGAAGTCTCATGGTGGGCTGCGGCCTGGTCCTGGCCGGCTTCGGCACGTCCGTCCTGTCCAGCCCGGCCGCGGTTGCCGCCGGCCTCGCCGTCGTCGGACTCGGCACCGCCAGCTGGAACACGGCGTCCAACGTGGAGGGAGCCGCCGTCGAACGGGCCATGGGCCGGCACATCATGCCCCGGCTGCACGGCTCGTTCAGCCTGGGCACGGTCGCCGGCGCCGGGCTGGGCGCTTGGGCCGCCGGCGTGGGCGTGCCGGTCCTCTGGCACCTCGCCGCCGCCGGGCTCGTCGTCGCCGGTTCGGTGACGACGGCGGCACGCTGGTTCCGTGCCGATGTCACCCCTGTGGAACGCACGGCACCGTACCGGCCGGACAACTTCGAGGACCCGTCCACCGGGCCAATCCCCGTCATCCGCGCGGGAAACGACGGCGGCGAGAGCCCGCTGGACAACAAGCGCAAAATCGCCCAGGCCTGGCGGGACCGGCGGACGCTGCTCCTGGGCGTCATGGTGCTGGGCCTGGCGCTGGCCGAAGGCGCGGCGGGGGACTGGGTGGCCCTGGCGCTGGCCGACGGACACCACCAGTCGGACGCAGCGGGCGCAGCCGGGTACGGGCTGTTCGTCACCTTCATGACCATTGGCCGGTTCGCCGGAACAGTGGTGCTCGACCGGTTCGGCCGGGTCCCCGTGATGCGCTGGTGCTCCGCCACGGCCGTCGTCGGGCTCGCGCTGTTCGTGTTCGCTCCGGCGCCGTGGCTGGCCTACGCTGCCCTGGCTGTCTGGGGGCTCGGCGCCTCGCTGGGTTTCCCGGTGGGCATGTCCGCCGCGGCCGACGACCCCGCCAAGGCCGCCGCCCGGGTGTCCGTGGTGTCCACCATCGGGTACGGGGCCTTCCTGTGCGGCCCGCCGCTGCTGGGGCTGCTCGCCGAGCACGTGGGCATCCTGCACTCGCTGCTGGCTGTCATGGCCGTGCTGGTGGCGAGCTTCCTGCTGTCCCCGGTGGCCCGCAAGCTTCCCTAA
- a CDS encoding MaoC family dehydratase, which translates to MSPTFEKLSVGQDIGSRSIEVTRQDLVKYAGASGDFNPIHWNEAFATGVELPGVIAHGMFTMGAAVQLVSDWAGDPAAVVDYQTRFTKPVLVTDTTGTGDAGAVIDVSGAVGALDADARTARVDLTVVFDGQKVLVKAQALVRLA; encoded by the coding sequence ATGAGCCCCACATTCGAAAAACTCAGCGTCGGCCAGGACATCGGCAGCCGCAGCATCGAGGTGACCCGGCAGGACCTGGTCAAGTACGCCGGCGCATCGGGCGACTTCAACCCCATCCACTGGAACGAAGCCTTCGCCACGGGCGTGGAGCTTCCCGGCGTCATCGCCCACGGCATGTTCACCATGGGGGCGGCCGTGCAGCTGGTCAGCGACTGGGCCGGTGACCCGGCCGCCGTCGTCGACTACCAGACCCGGTTCACCAAGCCGGTCCTGGTTACCGACACCACAGGAACCGGCGACGCCGGTGCCGTGATCGACGTCAGCGGTGCCGTCGGCGCGCTGGATGCCGACGCGCGCACCGCTCGCGTGGACCTGACCGTGGTGTTCGACGGGCAGAAAGTCCTCGTGAAGGCCCAGGCCCTGGTCCGGTTGGCCTGA
- a CDS encoding FAS1-like dehydratase domain-containing protein: protein MTINPDLQGRSYPAAEVYDVGREKIREFARAVKATHPAHFDVDAAQGLGHPDLVAPPTFAIIIAQRADAQLVEDPEAGIDFSRVVHADQRFTHHRPIFAGDRLVAELHVDGVRGMGGGAMITTRSEIFALKDGDGRERVSTTKSSILVRGEGQ from the coding sequence ATGACTATCAATCCGGACCTGCAGGGCCGAAGCTACCCTGCCGCAGAGGTGTATGACGTCGGCCGCGAGAAAATCCGCGAGTTCGCCCGCGCCGTCAAGGCCACCCATCCCGCCCACTTCGACGTTGACGCCGCACAGGGCCTGGGCCACCCCGACCTCGTGGCACCGCCCACGTTTGCGATCATCATCGCCCAGCGCGCCGACGCCCAGCTGGTCGAGGACCCGGAAGCCGGCATCGACTTCTCCCGCGTGGTCCACGCGGACCAGCGGTTCACCCACCACCGCCCCATCTTCGCCGGCGACCGGCTCGTCGCCGAACTGCACGTCGACGGCGTGCGCGGGATGGGCGGCGGCGCCATGATCACCACGCGCAGCGAAATTTTCGCGCTCAAGGACGGGGACGGGCGCGAGCGGGTATCCACCACCAAGTCATCCATCCTGGTCCGCGGAGAGGGACAGTAG
- a CDS encoding DUF3188 domain-containing protein, whose protein sequence is MLHEFWATAPKSYKILVFTAMGLIAVGLILNIAGNVAANQGLMIASLPVIGLGLVLHMVGLVVRGQRVRKNIPK, encoded by the coding sequence GTGCTGCACGAATTCTGGGCCACCGCGCCCAAGTCCTACAAAATCCTGGTCTTCACCGCGATGGGCCTCATCGCCGTCGGACTCATCCTCAACATCGCAGGCAACGTCGCCGCCAACCAGGGGCTCATGATCGCGTCCCTGCCGGTGATCGGCCTGGGCCTGGTGCTGCACATGGTCGGTCTGGTGGTCCGCGGCCAGCGTGTGCGGAAGAACATCCCCAAGTAG